One Methanobacterium sp. genomic region harbors:
- a CDS encoding acetate--CoA ligase family protein, producing the protein MRDMFNAKSIAVIGASETKGKIGYDIMRSLLNYYKGEIVPVNIKGGEILGITACTSISEHGPVDLAVITIPSHLIPATVEECGEIGIKNIVVISAGFKEIDEEGARLENELVELCKKYKIKLVGPNCLGVMNTYNDMNASFSSDIAHKGKISFMTQSGAIMAAILDYADKKNIGFSRIVSLGNKAVINENDCMKDFMEDENTEVITAYLEGIVDGPGFIEASREASRKKPVLVIKSGRTSKGSEAVSSHTGTIAGSDSAYEAAFSQCGIIRVNSLDEMMDYSSALALSPLPKGNRIAIITNAGGPAIMTTDVAIKNNLEIAELTCETKQKLKDGLPATASVKNPVDVLGDASPERYAFALETVLADPNVDGVIYLVTPQSVTDADGIAKVAIEHAKNSEKPILCSFFGGTSFEGAEKLLAEHQIPNYLYPKRAVKSLKTLYNYSIIKDQEYPDSPDFDVDKEIVKNIIQEAQEKDMYTLGLESFDILKAYGIPTVGTAITKNLEDTIKAAEEIGYPLVMKIVSPQISHKSDVGGIKLNLNSADDVKAAYEDMMENIPKKEPNATLEGVQLQKMLSGGKEVIIGMVQDPTFGPMMMFGLGGIYVEILKDVKFAIAPVNEEEAREMIAGIKTHELLEGTRGDKAMDTEAIADIILRISQLVTDFPEINEFEINPLMVFEEGALAVDMRLMLKEGGSGPVSELSQSARVKSSE; encoded by the coding sequence ATGCGTGATATGTTCAATGCAAAATCGATTGCAGTAATAGGTGCGTCGGAAACAAAAGGTAAAATCGGATACGATATAATGAGATCCCTTTTGAATTACTATAAAGGAGAAATCGTCCCGGTTAATATTAAAGGCGGTGAAATACTTGGAATTACTGCCTGTACATCAATAAGTGAGCATGGTCCTGTAGATCTTGCAGTTATAACCATACCTTCGCATTTAATTCCTGCAACTGTTGAAGAATGCGGTGAAATTGGAATTAAAAATATTGTTGTAATTTCAGCAGGATTTAAAGAAATTGATGAAGAAGGGGCCCGACTTGAAAATGAATTAGTGGAACTATGTAAAAAATACAAGATCAAACTGGTAGGTCCTAACTGTTTAGGTGTAATGAATACTTATAACGATATGAATGCATCTTTTTCCTCTGATATTGCCCACAAAGGTAAAATCTCTTTTATGACCCAATCTGGAGCTATCATGGCAGCTATTCTTGATTATGCTGATAAAAAGAATATTGGTTTTTCCAGAATTGTCAGCCTTGGAAACAAAGCTGTGATCAATGAAAATGACTGTATGAAAGACTTTATGGAAGATGAAAATACAGAAGTTATAACTGCATATCTGGAAGGTATTGTCGACGGCCCTGGTTTTATAGAAGCCAGTAGAGAAGCTTCCAGGAAAAAACCGGTTCTTGTTATAAAATCTGGAAGAACTTCCAAAGGATCTGAAGCTGTTTCTTCACACACAGGCACAATTGCAGGTTCTGACTCTGCTTATGAAGCAGCTTTCTCCCAGTGTGGAATTATACGTGTAAATTCCCTCGACGAAATGATGGATTACAGTAGTGCTTTGGCTTTATCTCCACTTCCAAAGGGAAATAGAATAGCTATAATCACAAATGCTGGGGGTCCAGCAATTATGACAACAGATGTTGCAATAAAAAATAACCTTGAAATTGCTGAACTTACATGTGAAACTAAACAAAAATTAAAAGACGGATTACCTGCAACTGCAAGTGTTAAAAATCCTGTTGATGTTTTAGGTGATGCAAGCCCCGAAAGATATGCATTTGCACTTGAAACTGTCTTAGCAGACCCTAATGTAGACGGAGTAATTTATTTGGTTACACCTCAGTCTGTTACCGATGCTGATGGAATTGCTAAAGTTGCAATTGAACACGCAAAGAATTCTGAAAAACCAATTTTATGCAGTTTCTTTGGAGGAACCAGTTTTGAAGGGGCTGAAAAACTTCTAGCTGAACATCAGATACCAAATTACCTGTATCCTAAACGAGCTGTTAAAAGTTTGAAAACTTTATACAACTACAGCATTATCAAAGACCAGGAATATCCAGACTCCCCTGATTTTGACGTTGACAAAGAAATTGTTAAAAACATTATTCAAGAGGCACAGGAAAAAGATATGTATACCCTGGGTCTTGAATCATTTGATATACTTAAAGCATACGGAATTCCAACAGTAGGCACTGCAATTACAAAGAATCTTGAAGATACAATAAAAGCAGCTGAAGAAATTGGATATCCTCTGGTTATGAAAATAGTTTCACCGCAGATTTCACATAAATCGGATGTAGGTGGAATTAAACTTAACCTGAACAGTGCAGATGATGTCAAAGCAGCTTATGAAGACATGATGGAAAATATACCTAAAAAAGAACCTAATGCAACTCTTGAAGGTGTTCAGCTACAGAAAATGTTGTCCGGTGGTAAAGAGGTTATCATAGGTATGGTCCAGGATCCTACCTTTGGTCCAATGATGATGTTCGGACTTGGCGGTATCTACGTTGAAATATTAAAGGACGTTAAATTTGCAATTGCACCTGTAAATGAAGAGGAAGCAAGGGAAATGATAGCTGGAATTAAAACTCATGAACTCCTCGAAGGAACAAGAGGAGATAAAGCAATGGACACTGAAGCCATTGCAGATATCATACTGAGAATTTCACAGCTTGTTACAGACTTCCCAGAAATCAACGAGTTTGAAATCAACCCGTTAATGGTCTTTGAAGAAGGAGCATTAGCTGTTGATATGAGGTTGATGTTAAAAGAAGGTGGATCCGGTCCTGTATCCGAACTTTCCCAGAGTGCAAGGGTAAAATCAAGTGAATAA
- a CDS encoding sulfite exporter TauE/SafE family protein produces the protein MNLISGITAVPSEMSLMFILSAFILGALHALEPGHGKSVMAAFVMGTNAELKDASLLGLTVVFSHVIVVVLLGIASIFLIGALDVNGTHEVMSLIGGIILVGVGIWIVRKYLHPHHHHEHSIDTKKGVVAIGLSTGLIPCPAALAVLLFSIANNQLYNGLTYVLIFSAGLAISITLLSALFVKGRGFIQRYMGSNAINKIPLISGAIIMVIGVFTLLQPVFESI, from the coding sequence ATGAATTTAATATCAGGAATAACAGCTGTTCCATCAGAAATGAGTTTAATGTTTATACTTTCCGCTTTTATACTTGGTGCGCTGCATGCACTGGAACCAGGACATGGAAAATCTGTCATGGCCGCATTTGTTATGGGTACCAATGCAGAATTAAAAGATGCTTCATTACTTGGGCTTACAGTAGTTTTTTCCCATGTAATTGTTGTAGTTTTGCTTGGAATAGCTTCAATATTTTTAATAGGAGCTTTAGACGTTAACGGAACCCATGAAGTTATGAGTTTAATAGGGGGAATCATACTGGTCGGAGTTGGTATATGGATAGTGAGAAAATATCTTCATCCTCATCACCACCATGAACACAGCATCGATACTAAGAAAGGTGTTGTTGCTATTGGATTATCTACTGGTTTAATACCATGCCCTGCAGCCCTGGCAGTACTGCTTTTCAGTATTGCAAATAACCAGTTATACAACGGCCTTACATATGTTTTGATATTCAGTGCAGGGCTTGCAATATCCATAACTCTTCTTTCAGCACTTTTTGTTAAAGGAAGAGGATTTATCCAAAGATACATGGGCAGCAATGCTATAAACAAGATTCCACTGATAAGTGGAGCTATTATTATGGTAATTGGAGTATTTACACTGTTACAGCCTGTATTTGAATCTATTTAA
- a CDS encoding ATP-binding cassette domain-containing protein: MNIVETKNVTYQYPDGTNALETINFSAATGKIIALLGPNGAGKSTLFLHFNGILQPTSGSVIVDGKSLKYKKDSLMNLRQKVGIVFQNPDDQLFAPTVQEDVAFGPMNLGLSKEEVKKRVEDSLRRVDMIEFKKKAPHHLSGGQKKRVAIAGILAMHPKIMVLDEPTSGLDPRGASRIMKLLYELNREGITIIISTHDVDLVPLYAHTVYIISKGNLIKKGNPQEVFEDAETIRKANLRLPRIAHLMEILQKEDKLPFDKPYPLTIGEARRRIYNQIKIFNSY, from the coding sequence ATGAATATTGTTGAAACAAAAAATGTCACGTATCAGTATCCTGATGGAACTAATGCTTTGGAAACTATTAATTTTAGCGCTGCTACAGGCAAAATTATCGCACTTCTCGGTCCAAATGGCGCAGGAAAGTCCACATTGTTTTTACACTTCAATGGGATACTTCAACCTACATCTGGAAGTGTAATAGTAGATGGTAAATCTTTAAAATATAAAAAAGATAGTCTTATGAATTTAAGGCAGAAAGTAGGGATAGTCTTTCAAAATCCAGATGATCAATTATTTGCCCCGACTGTGCAGGAAGATGTCGCATTTGGACCTATGAATTTAGGTTTATCAAAGGAAGAAGTAAAAAAACGCGTTGAGGACTCTTTAAGACGAGTAGATATGATTGAATTTAAAAAGAAAGCGCCCCATCATTTAAGCGGCGGTCAAAAGAAACGTGTTGCCATTGCAGGTATATTAGCAATGCACCCTAAGATAATGGTTCTAGATGAACCAACAAGCGGTCTTGATCCGAGGGGTGCATCCAGAATTATGAAACTGCTTTATGAGCTTAACAGGGAAGGGATTACTATTATCATATCCACCCATGATGTTGATCTGGTACCTCTCTATGCACATACTGTTTATATAATTAGTAAAGGAAATTTAATCAAAAAAGGAAACCCTCAGGAAGTTTTTGAAGATGCTGAAACCATAAGAAAAGCTAATTTGCGCCTTCCAAGAATAGCACATCTTATGGAAATACTGCAAAAGGAAGATAAATTGCCGTTTGATAAACCGTATCCTCTTACGATAGGTGAAGCTCGAAGAAGGATATATAATCAAATTAAAATATTTAATTCTTACTGA
- the cbiQ gene encoding cobalt ECF transporter T component CbiQ yields the protein MFENTLDGYAHSNGLRTVNTYLKVIFAILTMVVNLISTSPVVPFIVLLILTYLIIFKAKIPYKFYLKFFAVPFIFAFITFIFMAIFFGVGAHVLDLGIFNLAVTADGFNLGLLVFARMLGGFSCLAFLALTTPMTELFSILERLKIPSVVVEITMLMYRYIFVFLDEAINMYHSQETRLGYSSMKRAYNSMGMLASNLFIKTWIKGEQIYVSMESRCYNGSMKTMGEYRSIRSIGIRNLTLLVLFEITLSISVYLTGNFNIF from the coding sequence ATGTTTGAAAATACATTAGATGGATATGCTCACTCTAACGGACTTAGAACTGTAAATACTTACCTTAAGGTTATATTTGCAATTTTAACTATGGTAGTGAACTTGATATCCACTTCACCAGTTGTACCTTTTATTGTGTTACTAATATTGACCTATTTAATCATATTTAAGGCTAAAATTCCTTATAAATTCTACTTAAAATTTTTTGCAGTTCCGTTTATATTCGCATTCATAACATTCATTTTCATGGCAATATTCTTTGGAGTCGGAGCACATGTCCTAGATCTAGGTATATTTAACCTTGCAGTGACGGCTGATGGTTTTAACCTTGGACTTCTTGTTTTTGCAAGGATGCTGGGAGGTTTCTCATGTCTAGCATTTCTGGCTCTTACAACCCCAATGACAGAACTTTTTTCAATACTAGAAAGGTTAAAAATTCCATCTGTGGTTGTAGAAATTACCATGCTCATGTATCGTTATATATTTGTCTTTCTGGATGAAGCTATCAACATGTATCATTCCCAGGAAACAAGGCTTGGCTATTCCAGTATGAAAAGAGCATATAACTCAATGGGAATGCTTGCAAGCAACCTGTTTATTAAAACATGGATAAAAGGTGAGCAGATATATGTTTCAATGGAATCAAGATGTTACAATGGTTCAATGAAAACAATGGGCGAATATAGGAGTATAAGAAGTATTGGAATTCGTAATTTGACATTACTAGTGTTGTTTGAGATAACACTCTCTATAAGTGTGTATTTAACAGGGAATTTTAACATATTTTAA
- the cbiM gene encoding cobalt ECF transporter S component CbiM, translated as MHIMEGYLPWYWCVFWYAIAIPFVVHGVIQIKKVTEKHPESKPLLAVAGAFMFILSSLKMPSVTGSCSHPCGNGLGAVLFGPTVVSVLGVIVLAFQALLLAHGGITTLGANDFSMAIVGPISAWLVWKASRKIGWSFSVSIFLAAVVGDWLTYVTTAVQLSMAFPIPTFGDAFVKFIAIYAYTQVPLAIAEGLLTVVVFDYIMKLRPDILKTLGVITAKEASEKTSEKTPEVA; from the coding sequence ATGCATATAATGGAAGGATACTTACCATGGTACTGGTGCGTTTTCTGGTACGCGATTGCAATACCATTTGTTGTCCATGGAGTAATCCAGATAAAAAAAGTAACTGAAAAACATCCTGAATCAAAACCACTGTTAGCTGTGGCCGGAGCATTTATGTTTATTTTGTCATCTTTAAAAATGCCTTCAGTAACTGGAAGCTGCTCTCATCCATGTGGTAATGGTTTAGGTGCAGTTTTATTCGGACCAACAGTTGTAAGTGTTTTGGGAGTAATTGTACTAGCTTTCCAGGCACTGTTACTGGCCCATGGAGGTATAACCACTCTTGGAGCTAACGACTTTTCAATGGCCATCGTAGGTCCAATTTCGGCATGGCTGGTTTGGAAGGCTTCAAGAAAAATAGGCTGGTCCTTTTCAGTGTCAATATTCCTCGCAGCAGTTGTAGGGGACTGGTTAACTTATGTAACAACAGCGGTACAGCTTTCAATGGCATTCCCAATACCAACATTTGGTGACGCTTTTGTAAAGTTCATAGCAATATATGCTTACACCCAGGTACCTCTTGCAATAGCAGAAGGTCTTTTAACTGTAGTTGTATTTGACTACATCATGAAACTCAGGCCAGATATATTGAAGACTCTTGGAGTTATAACTGCCAAAGAAGCATCCGAAAAAACTTCAGAAAAAACACCGGAGGTAGCTTAA
- the hmdC gene encoding 5,10-methenyltetrahydromethanopterin hydrogenase cofactor biosynthesis protein HmdC yields MHEIIKESVNDMDSALELCKSQKNVVDVVNTVSELNTEEAMKLGMNFKKFPLGCDLTEIVVGTCASDLEKRDLLGNCILANMIGAPIHICAYAFADIAEAHGMNGIDIIKEVSAITDVPLDLDHFGRYGPMRFPKEIVKCSGQCYYQGPYFEECPKGRIHSRLFDKEKIEEINKEEWIKLSSSVAVNLTIEQGGEGHAAPIEEAEEVADLAKKYGKGLEAIMFIGDGYDDLITGFEKALDIGADVFVLEGGPFNNSKNRLDAFAKAVAMARILVPGKVVATNGAYEDECRAGLRAGLNAIITGFPNNHHGYMCGYSPGTAKRGIFGLPRVIKMIKEEVKCESTSIPVQREELKALTRAVKIAGPHNIYPHKIGSFEVGDAHWVTLANSNLYKYININKTAKSIVNDLKGDNVSLLGGRFVSWVIAKELDGLVDEIIISDMDPWVEKVTVKNLSEELNTNITGAGSNDKYAAENSKNSIITSTVPQIADKISKKIPGTIKLI; encoded by the coding sequence ATGCATGAAATAATAAAAGAATCCGTTAATGATATGGATTCAGCATTAGAACTTTGTAAATCACAAAAAAACGTTGTTGATGTGGTAAATACAGTATCAGAATTGAATACAGAAGAAGCTATGAAATTAGGTATGAATTTTAAAAAGTTTCCCCTGGGTTGCGACCTGACAGAAATCGTTGTGGGAACCTGCGCATCCGATCTGGAAAAACGAGACCTTCTTGGTAATTGTATTCTAGCAAATATGATTGGGGCTCCAATACATATATGTGCTTACGCCTTCGCAGACATTGCAGAAGCCCATGGCATGAACGGAATTGACATTATCAAAGAAGTCAGCGCGATAACTGATGTCCCCCTAGATCTTGACCACTTTGGCCGCTATGGCCCCATGAGATTTCCCAAAGAGATAGTTAAGTGTTCAGGGCAGTGTTATTATCAAGGGCCCTACTTTGAAGAGTGCCCAAAGGGAAGAATTCATTCAAGACTTTTTGATAAGGAAAAAATAGAAGAAATAAACAAAGAAGAATGGATTAAGCTTTCTTCTTCAGTAGCTGTTAATTTAACAATCGAACAGGGCGGAGAAGGCCATGCAGCCCCCATAGAAGAAGCAGAAGAAGTTGCCGACTTAGCTAAAAAATATGGAAAAGGGCTAGAAGCCATCATGTTCATTGGTGACGGTTATGATGACCTGATCACTGGTTTTGAGAAAGCTCTGGATATAGGTGCCGATGTTTTTGTTTTAGAAGGAGGCCCATTTAATAATTCCAAAAATAGACTGGATGCATTTGCTAAAGCAGTTGCCATGGCTAGAATTTTAGTTCCTGGCAAAGTAGTCGCAACCAACGGTGCATATGAAGACGAATGCAGAGCAGGTCTAAGGGCAGGTCTTAATGCAATTATAACAGGCTTCCCTAATAATCACCACGGTTATATGTGTGGATACTCCCCAGGAACTGCCAAAAGAGGTATTTTTGGGCTCCCCCGAGTTATAAAAATGATAAAAGAGGAAGTTAAATGTGAATCTACAAGCATCCCAGTACAAAGAGAAGAATTAAAAGCTCTGACAAGGGCTGTAAAGATAGCTGGTCCTCACAACATATATCCTCATAAAATTGGATCTTTTGAAGTTGGAGATGCTCATTGGGTTACTTTAGCTAATTCAAACCTTTATAAATATATAAATATAAATAAAACTGCAAAAAGTATAGTAAATGATTTAAAAGGAGATAATGTATCTTTATTAGGAGGTAGATTTGTCTCATGGGTTATAGCTAAAGAATTAGATGGATTAGTGGATGAAATTATTATCAGCGACATGGATCCATGGGTAGAAAAAGTTACAGTTAAAAACCTAAGTGAAGAACTAAATACAAATATTACTGGTGCTGGATCTAATGACAAATATGCTGCAGAAAATTCAAAAAACAGCATTATAACTTCAACAGTTCCACAAATTGCAGATAAAATTTCAAAAAAGATACCTGGCACTATCAAATTGATATAA
- a CDS encoding hydrogenase iron-sulfur subunit, with amino-acid sequence MSEPKIVGFCCNWCCYGGADTAGTARMQYPPGVRIIRVMCSGRINPEMILKAFKEGADGVFVGGCHIGDCHYDSGNYKWKRRAKFIEDLIPEFGIDKKRFKFEWISASEGEKFQKTMKEFYNCIKSIGPIQKSN; translated from the coding sequence ATGTCTGAACCAAAAATAGTGGGATTCTGTTGTAACTGGTGTTGTTATGGAGGGGCAGATACTGCAGGGACTGCCCGTATGCAGTACCCTCCAGGAGTTAGAATTATAAGAGTCATGTGTTCTGGAAGAATCAATCCAGAAATGATACTCAAAGCATTTAAGGAAGGAGCAGACGGTGTATTTGTAGGCGGATGTCATATTGGGGACTGTCATTATGATTCTGGGAACTATAAATGGAAAAGAAGGGCTAAATTCATTGAAGATCTCATTCCCGAATTTGGAATAGATAAAAAAAGGTTTAAATTTGAATGGATCTCTGCTTCAGAGGGTGAAAAATTCCAAAAAACCATGAAAGAATTTTATAACTGTATAAAATCAATTGGACCTATTCAAAAGTCCAATTAA
- a CDS encoding energy-coupling factor ABC transporter substrate-binding protein: MVDKKPIILLLLVVLIVAFPLAMYNGKGEEQGYFSGADDQGSELIESTGYEPWFSSIWEPPSGEIESLLFAVQAAIGAIIIGYVLGYYNGQAKERRKRTEEIVKESQKIDEANKLINKAK, encoded by the coding sequence ATGGTTGACAAAAAACCTATAATTTTATTACTTCTGGTTGTCCTGATTGTAGCATTCCCTCTTGCCATGTACAATGGTAAAGGGGAGGAACAGGGATATTTTAGTGGAGCTGATGACCAGGGAAGTGAATTAATAGAGTCAACAGGTTACGAGCCATGGTTCAGCTCGATATGGGAACCTCCAAGTGGTGAAATAGAAAGTCTGCTGTTTGCAGTGCAGGCTGCTATTGGGGCCATTATAATAGGCTATGTTTTAGGATATTATAATGGTCAGGCCAAAGAACGGAGAAAAAGAACAGAGGAAATAGTTAAAGAAAGTCAAAAAATAGATGAAGCAAATAAGCTGATAAATAAAGCAAAATAA